A genomic segment from Armatimonadia bacterium encodes:
- a CDS encoding discoidin domain-containing protein translates to MQHRTLWALALVVFLMAALSLGVASAASSVVAGSTNIVAAANGGRVVAVSGQAKDDTGHPMPHWQATNAIDGLYVVGNHTPKDSYGWSSNIPPTPGNPEWIILSFGADAKPHLISRVVIDPTTDDPSYIGRWAKDIEVQVSTNEKDGPYKTIGRFMVVNRPIKQAFDFPPVECKYLRLLLLTNHGSDKCVELGEVEVYEAIVSDNQLDEMIIRMENLLQDLKRYRDAQVYQEARKSLEEATRKPEPPAETAPAPATGTNK, encoded by the coding sequence ATGCAGCACCGCACCCTGTGGGCTCTGGCCCTTGTAGTCTTCTTGATGGCCGCCCTCTCCCTGGGCGTCGCCTCGGCGGCGAGCTCTGTAGTCGCCGGGAGCACCAACATCGTCGCCGCGGCAAACGGTGGGCGTGTCGTGGCCGTGTCGGGGCAAGCCAAGGATGACACCGGGCACCCGATGCCGCACTGGCAAGCCACCAATGCGATCGACGGCCTTTACGTGGTTGGCAACCACACGCCCAAGGATTCGTACGGTTGGTCAAGCAACATCCCGCCGACGCCGGGCAACCCGGAGTGGATCATCCTCAGCTTCGGCGCCGACGCGAAGCCTCACCTCATCAGCCGTGTGGTCATCGACCCGACCACCGACGACCCGTCCTACATCGGCCGCTGGGCCAAGGACATCGAGGTGCAGGTCTCGACGAATGAGAAGGACGGTCCGTACAAGACCATCGGCCGCTTCATGGTAGTCAATCGTCCCATCAAGCAGGCCTTCGATTTCCCACCCGTTGAGTGCAAGTACCTGCGGCTGCTGCTGCTGACCAATCACGGGTCGGACAAGTGCGTCGAGCTTGGGGAGGTCGAAGTCTACGAGGCCATCGTCAGTGACAACCAGCTTGATGAGATGATCATCCGCATGGAGAACCTGCTGCAGGACCTCAAGCGCTACCGCGACGCGCAGGTCTACCAGGAAGCTCGCAAGTCACTGGAGGAAGCGACACGGAAGCCGGAGCCGCCTGCGGAGACCGCTCCTGCCCCGGCGACAGGCACCAACAAGTAG
- a CDS encoding FtsW/RodA/SpoVE family cell cycle protein yields the protein MSVARRREIVLLCLVAVITALGMALTCAALHNSAVRATRGVVPVAILLLVSFLMDLTGKGRDRTLLPIVAMICGIGIIMLWRLEGPRSFQASKQIVWMTIGAGLMLATYLVVVDVRSLSRFKYIAGAGAVLLLMVTMIWGQERYGARLWIAVGNLSLQPGEFAKILMAISLAGYAADRGQIISQGGRDRWGLPLVEIKYLGPIGILVLFCLALFVTQRDLGAAVLFFGLAVAVIYLSTGRRTYVLLGLIAFAGGALLASNMFPHVHRRMVAWLYPQSDPSGAGLQTLRVMYGLGEGGVLGTGLGLGMPQKMPAVATDLIFGAVGEELGLAGTLALLTLFAMATFNGFMIAWRSRDRFGMLLAASLTTVFALQTLVIVGGVIRAFPLTGITLPFVSYGGTSVVVNFISIGLLLAVSRDCTGAPERPLRNHA from the coding sequence ATGAGCGTCGCACGACGTCGAGAGATTGTGCTGCTGTGTCTGGTGGCCGTGATCACGGCTCTGGGCATGGCCTTGACGTGCGCCGCCCTCCACAACAGCGCCGTACGGGCCACCCGTGGCGTAGTGCCTGTGGCCATCCTGCTGCTGGTGAGCTTCCTGATGGACCTCACCGGAAAGGGCCGCGACCGAACACTGCTGCCGATTGTGGCGATGATCTGCGGAATCGGGATCATCATGTTGTGGCGGCTCGAAGGTCCGCGTTCCTTCCAGGCCTCGAAGCAGATTGTGTGGATGACGATCGGCGCGGGCCTGATGCTGGCCACGTACCTGGTAGTCGTCGATGTCCGCAGCCTGAGCCGCTTCAAGTACATTGCGGGCGCTGGTGCCGTGTTGCTGCTGATGGTCACCATGATCTGGGGCCAGGAGCGCTATGGCGCCCGTCTGTGGATCGCCGTCGGCAACCTCTCGCTGCAGCCCGGGGAGTTCGCGAAGATACTGATGGCCATCTCGCTGGCGGGCTATGCGGCCGACCGCGGACAGATCATCAGTCAGGGCGGGCGTGACCGCTGGGGGTTGCCGCTGGTCGAGATCAAGTACCTGGGGCCCATCGGAATCCTGGTGCTTTTCTGCCTGGCCTTGTTCGTGACGCAGCGCGACCTGGGAGCGGCGGTGCTCTTCTTCGGGCTCGCGGTCGCCGTCATCTATCTGAGCACCGGACGCCGCACCTATGTGCTTTTGGGGCTCATCGCCTTCGCCGGTGGGGCGCTGCTTGCCAGCAATATGTTCCCGCATGTGCACCGGCGCATGGTGGCCTGGCTCTACCCCCAGAGCGACCCGAGCGGAGCCGGCCTGCAGACCCTTCGGGTGATGTATGGCCTTGGCGAAGGCGGGGTTCTGGGCACCGGCCTGGGACTGGGGATGCCGCAGAAGATGCCGGCGGTCGCCACGGACCTCATCTTCGGCGCAGTAGGGGAGGAGCTGGGTCTCGCCGGAACCCTGGCCTTGCTCACCCTCTTCGCCATGGCCACCTTCAACGGTTTCATGATCGCCTGGCGGTCACGGGATCGTTTCGGGATGCTTCTGGCCGCTTCGCTGACCACCGTTTTCGCCCTGCAGACGCTGGTGATTGTCGGCGGCGTGATTCGGGCCTTTCCTCTGACCGGTATCACCCTGCCCTTTGTAAGCTACGGCGGCACTTCTGTAGTGGTCAACTTCATCTCCATCGGGCTGCTGCTTGCCGTTTCACGCGACTGTACCGGTGCGCCCGAGAGGCCCTTGCGCAACCATGCATGA
- a CDS encoding polysaccharide deacetylase family protein codes for MREYESAGTLGPGVTSTRVRLPRRRPFGPGRRLVAWVLWLAAVVLLWVALHPHKIEVNGSRLTLRRASTVEALAHELRLPTARGNLLDVRGGLLRQGAGKPAEAWRNGVPVALSAQVEPGDRLVISPASDLREPVVDRVTYLDSPAFSLRGETLPQVGSAPYYPGLQRERRGAYSGLPLSYGVTYASAQVNRTAEHLRAKSVALTFDDGPNTVWTPQVLATLKRYGAKGTFFVLGQAVKPVSSMFRRTLAEGHEVGTHSWHHDQFTRMSPAAMRADLERCLKVMQSEGAQVRWFRPPYGAHNKQVDQVAQSLGLHVALWDIDPMDWKRPGADAIYQRILRHVTNHCIILMHDGPQRREQTVAALNRLIPALQARGYDCLTLSEVKGLVPIYTGVVDLRVDGRRYRLEPLSGDWKVLLDGKPLVLPLRPLRWQNEILVPARAVGEPLGASLEYDKATETLTVSGDGGTVVFRLDSLTCELDGKTVPLLVPAILCNQQAVVPLSILKRVCAANATIDQLQHEVKLHKPARI; via the coding sequence ATGCGCGAATACGAGTCGGCCGGCACCCTTGGGCCCGGCGTGACCTCCACGCGGGTGCGTCTCCCTAGACGGCGGCCCTTTGGCCCAGGCCGTCGCCTAGTAGCGTGGGTTCTATGGCTGGCTGCAGTCGTGCTCCTCTGGGTGGCGCTGCACCCCCACAAGATCGAGGTCAACGGTTCGCGTCTCACCCTCCGCCGCGCCTCAACTGTGGAAGCTCTGGCGCACGAACTCAGGCTTCCGACCGCAAGAGGCAACCTGCTTGATGTCCGCGGAGGGCTCCTTCGGCAAGGCGCCGGCAAGCCCGCGGAGGCCTGGCGCAATGGCGTGCCCGTCGCCCTCAGCGCCCAGGTGGAGCCCGGCGATCGTCTCGTCATCTCCCCTGCGAGCGACCTGCGCGAACCTGTGGTTGACCGGGTCACCTACCTGGACTCACCGGCCTTCTCCCTGCGCGGGGAGACTCTGCCGCAGGTCGGTTCAGCGCCGTACTACCCGGGGCTCCAACGCGAACGCCGTGGGGCCTACAGCGGACTTCCTCTCAGCTACGGAGTCACCTACGCCAGTGCACAGGTCAACCGGACAGCGGAGCACCTCCGGGCGAAGTCCGTCGCTTTGACCTTCGACGACGGGCCGAACACGGTCTGGACGCCGCAAGTGCTGGCAACGCTGAAGCGCTACGGGGCAAAGGGCACCTTCTTCGTCCTTGGCCAGGCGGTCAAGCCCGTGTCCAGTATGTTCCGGCGGACGCTCGCCGAGGGGCATGAGGTCGGGACCCATAGCTGGCATCACGATCAGTTCACCAGAATGAGCCCCGCCGCGATGCGCGCCGACCTCGAACGCTGCCTCAAGGTCATGCAATCGGAGGGCGCGCAGGTGCGCTGGTTCCGCCCTCCCTACGGCGCCCACAACAAGCAGGTCGATCAGGTCGCCCAGAGCCTCGGCCTGCATGTCGCCCTGTGGGACATCGACCCGATGGACTGGAAACGCCCCGGTGCTGATGCGATCTACCAGCGCATCCTGCGGCACGTGACGAACCACTGCATCATCCTGATGCATGACGGTCCACAGCGGAGGGAGCAGACCGTCGCGGCACTGAACCGGCTCATCCCTGCCCTTCAGGCCCGCGGCTACGATTGCCTCACTCTCTCCGAGGTCAAGGGCCTCGTGCCGATCTACACCGGCGTCGTCGACCTTCGGGTTGATGGCCGCCGATATCGGCTTGAGCCGCTCTCCGGTGACTGGAAGGTCCTCCTCGACGGCAAGCCCCTCGTACTGCCACTGCGACCTCTGCGCTGGCAGAACGAGATACTGGTACCGGCCCGAGCTGTCGGCGAGCCCCTGGGCGCCAGTCTCGAGTACGATAAGGCAACGGAGACTTTGACCGTCAGTGGCGACGGCGGCACGGTCGTGTTCCGTCTCGATTCGCTCACCTGCGAACTCGACGGCAAGACGGTCCCTCTCCTGGTGCCCGCGATCCTGTGCAACCAGCAGGCTGTAGTCCCACTGTCCATCCTCAAGCGCGTCTGTGCAGCCAACGCAACCATCGATCAGCTTCAGCACGAGGTGAAGCTGCACAAGCCCGCACGCATCTGA
- a CDS encoding FHA domain-containing protein produces MSEFVPGTIVLIGKLAFLAALYGFVMVVFRGLMAESRRGGRPSPATGRGEREIVTQWELRPGGGGVAAGPVATPVAPPPGPVVLTPPPIPPLPGPAVLAPEIVHPQEDALPPIDVKLEGEPIVLEPPVAEPAVPIVLTPPESQKTMPALFDAEPEPVDIEDLEAVALPVVAPEPEPEPEPQPEPEPEPEPEPEPEPEPEPEPVPVLVVLAAPEASLQQGQQIELGPVARLGRADDNDLVLKDRFVSSHHAEVRKEGDGYTLRDLGSTNGTFLNGLRVERQASLREGDRLGIGTSVFAFHEGREGHGG; encoded by the coding sequence GTGAGCGAGTTCGTCCCTGGTACCATTGTGCTGATCGGCAAGCTTGCCTTCCTTGCGGCCCTCTATGGGTTCGTAATGGTGGTTTTTCGCGGGCTGATGGCAGAGTCCAGAAGAGGCGGACGCCCCAGCCCGGCTACGGGACGTGGCGAGCGCGAGATCGTCACCCAGTGGGAGCTGCGACCCGGTGGGGGCGGTGTTGCGGCAGGTCCCGTGGCGACACCGGTAGCGCCGCCTCCTGGTCCTGTGGTTCTCACTCCTCCTCCTATACCACCCCTGCCAGGGCCGGCTGTCCTTGCGCCGGAGATCGTCCATCCGCAGGAAGATGCGCTGCCTCCCATTGACGTGAAGCTGGAGGGTGAGCCGATCGTGCTTGAGCCTCCGGTTGCGGAACCCGCCGTGCCCATCGTCCTGACGCCGCCGGAGTCGCAGAAGACGATGCCCGCACTCTTCGATGCCGAGCCGGAACCTGTAGATATCGAGGATCTCGAGGCGGTTGCCCTTCCCGTAGTTGCGCCCGAGCCCGAGCCGGAACCTGAACCGCAGCCAGAGCCGGAACCTGAACCGGAGCCCGAGCCGGAACCCGAACCTGAACCTGAGCCGGAACCAGTGCCAGTTCTGGTCGTGCTGGCGGCCCCGGAGGCAAGTCTGCAACAAGGGCAGCAGATTGAGCTTGGCCCGGTCGCGCGTCTGGGACGAGCCGACGACAACGACCTGGTGCTCAAGGACCGCTTCGTGTCCTCTCATCACGCCGAAGTGCGCAAGGAGGGCGACGGGTACACGCTGCGGGACCTGGGGAGCACCAATGGCACCTTCCTCAACGGGCTGCGCGTCGAGCGTCAGGCATCCTTGCGCGAAGGCGATCGCCTTGGTATCGGTACTAGCGTGTTCGCCTTCCACGAGGGCCGCGAGGGGCATGGTGGCTGA
- a CDS encoding YfhO family protein, producing MYRRLFPAFLLFAAYGLALWFPALCGRQAFFLHDVSIAYLPLRTAAADALRQGHLPLWDSRLGNGFAVLAEGQAGVFYPPHWLTYLGVPQYHLYALLIWLHCVLAACFMALFCRLWRLRPMPCLTAGMIYGFSGFFITHLMHITIVEAAAWLPLALVGAECWLRSPRSLGWLALCAFALGVQELVAMPQVFFYSVLTVILYFLVAAVHRAAPEPQPASPTPTACTSRPRGRVILLGLTGALLAAVLLSSVQVLPTLGLMRQSSRTTVTAEKLRELALTPRNLAYFVHPYVFGSYAEGNYFGRDHYYEVCGFAGTLALLFGLLGAWFARGRARAFALVLVPLSLFLALANQNPLYELFPHLPGFSWFRGAGRYVLLTTLGLAILAAYGIHMVGESRRVQRGAMMLGVLGLLLALTVPVGLRAARPLIVPRLARMVAADQPDESLRHQEAEEKWRFFADRLSPSDPNYLMLCLCLGLVAVACGIVQAPQQPGRLGLRDARWIGELALALTVVQLFVFARDYNPTIDTSYYTSSPRLAEALKATPTDCLYMHDQDEVQQSLTGNRGWLGTDKAFYWEERETLRPNRQVLYGLRSANVFYALVPDRYWTLERVLKASLKGKPDAETGLQIAQPLQVLSALGARVVVTSRPELLPQLPVLEDHQTWLARGNSDPAPVAYFAQGAVLCPEASAALRRMCDAGFTWRRPVVESTETIGEVSGEGPARLASLTNDCGHMTIECETASRRLLVVRETYDPHFVCRVDGRVQPLLRANYLFRGVLLEPGRHRVEFSYDARDLHLGMVLSGLAFIALLGVAWAFRRGARSTL from the coding sequence ATGTATCGTCGGCTTTTCCCGGCCTTCCTGCTCTTCGCAGCCTATGGCCTCGCCCTCTGGTTCCCGGCGCTTTGCGGACGCCAGGCCTTCTTTCTGCATGATGTGAGTATCGCCTATCTGCCCTTGCGCACCGCCGCCGCTGATGCCCTCCGTCAGGGCCATCTTCCCCTCTGGGACTCTCGCCTGGGGAACGGATTCGCGGTCCTGGCCGAGGGGCAGGCAGGCGTCTTCTACCCACCCCACTGGCTAACCTATCTGGGTGTGCCCCAGTACCACCTCTACGCGCTTCTGATCTGGCTGCACTGCGTTCTCGCAGCGTGCTTCATGGCCCTCTTCTGCCGCCTCTGGCGTCTGAGGCCAATGCCCTGCCTCACCGCGGGCATGATCTACGGCTTCTCGGGCTTCTTCATCACCCACCTGATGCACATCACCATCGTCGAAGCGGCCGCCTGGCTGCCCCTGGCCCTCGTCGGGGCGGAGTGCTGGCTGCGTTCGCCGCGTTCGCTGGGATGGCTGGCACTGTGCGCCTTCGCCCTCGGGGTGCAAGAGCTTGTGGCCATGCCCCAGGTGTTCTTCTACTCGGTGCTCACCGTGATCCTGTACTTCCTCGTCGCAGCGGTCCACCGTGCCGCACCTGAGCCACAGCCGGCATCCCCAACGCCGACCGCTTGCACTTCGCGACCACGTGGCCGGGTGATCCTGCTGGGACTGACCGGTGCTTTGCTCGCCGCCGTCCTGCTGTCGTCTGTGCAGGTCCTTCCGACGCTGGGGCTCATGCGCCAGTCCTCGCGAACGACGGTCACCGCCGAGAAGCTGCGCGAGTTGGCCCTGACGCCGCGCAACTTAGCCTACTTCGTCCATCCCTACGTCTTCGGTTCCTACGCCGAGGGCAACTACTTCGGCCGCGACCACTACTACGAGGTCTGCGGTTTCGCGGGCACGCTCGCACTGCTGTTCGGACTACTCGGCGCCTGGTTCGCCCGTGGACGTGCCAGGGCCTTCGCACTCGTCCTGGTACCCCTCTCGCTGTTCCTGGCGCTGGCGAATCAGAACCCGCTCTACGAGCTGTTCCCGCACCTCCCGGGCTTCAGTTGGTTCCGCGGCGCCGGACGCTATGTTCTCCTGACCACCCTCGGCCTTGCGATTCTGGCGGCCTACGGGATCCATATGGTCGGGGAATCGCGTCGCGTCCAGCGTGGTGCGATGATGCTGGGCGTTCTCGGCCTGCTGCTCGCACTAACGGTGCCTGTGGGCCTGCGTGCAGCGCGTCCGCTGATCGTGCCCCGGCTAGCGCGCATGGTGGCCGCCGATCAGCCTGACGAGTCCCTGCGTCACCAGGAGGCCGAGGAGAAGTGGCGGTTCTTCGCGGACCGCCTGAGCCCCAGTGACCCCAACTACCTCATGCTCTGTCTCTGCCTGGGGCTGGTGGCCGTCGCTTGCGGGATCGTCCAGGCTCCGCAGCAACCGGGCCGCCTCGGACTAAGGGACGCCCGCTGGATTGGCGAACTGGCTCTCGCCCTGACCGTGGTGCAGCTCTTTGTCTTCGCGCGGGACTACAACCCGACGATCGACACCAGCTACTACACCTCGTCACCGCGGCTCGCTGAGGCGCTCAAGGCCACACCGACCGACTGCCTGTACATGCACGATCAGGACGAGGTGCAGCAGTCTCTCACGGGCAACCGCGGCTGGCTCGGCACCGACAAGGCCTTCTACTGGGAGGAGCGCGAGACGCTGCGTCCCAACCGGCAGGTTCTCTACGGGTTGCGTTCCGCCAACGTGTTCTATGCCCTGGTGCCCGACCGCTACTGGACGCTCGAGCGCGTCCTCAAGGCGTCGCTGAAGGGCAAGCCCGACGCCGAGACCGGTCTCCAGATCGCCCAGCCACTTCAGGTTCTCTCGGCCTTGGGTGCCCGCGTTGTCGTAACGAGCCGACCGGAGCTTCTGCCGCAGCTCCCTGTTCTGGAGGACCACCAGACCTGGCTCGCCCGCGGGAACTCTGACCCGGCGCCGGTTGCTTACTTTGCTCAAGGAGCGGTTCTATGCCCGGAGGCGAGTGCTGCTCTGCGCCGGATGTGTGATGCGGGGTTCACGTGGCGCAGGCCGGTCGTGGAGTCAACCGAGACGATAGGCGAAGTGAGTGGCGAAGGACCGGCACGCCTTGCCTCCCTTACCAACGACTGCGGGCACATGACGATCGAGTGCGAGACTGCCTCGCGACGGTTGCTGGTTGTTCGCGAGACCTATGACCCGCACTTCGTCTGCCGCGTCGACGGTCGTGTGCAGCCGCTACTGAGGGCCAACTACCTGTTTCGGGGAGTGCTGCTCGAACCGGGTCGACACCGCGTCGAGTTCTCCTATGACGCCCGTGATCTGCACCTCGGAATGGTGCTTTCGGGCCTCGCCTTTATCGCCCTTCTGGGCGTAGCCTGGGCCTTCCGACGAGGCGCGAGATCGACTCTTTGA
- a CDS encoding penicillin-binding transpeptidase domain-containing protein — protein MHDVEQLRINVTRLCRGLLMGFLALSVWLAYWHVVRAPELRADTQNPRTRDRLKVIEPGKLMTHDGVTILTGERGEEGWYFEYPGHETYCHLTGYNLKTGLQATLHDALYGLGKYEDPIVALLRGQPQGCQITLTIDAKAQEVAHRLMQDKVGAVVAMDPRDGSIRTLVSSPGYDPPRVLESPDDFMIFQNHPDKPELNRALLGQYAPGSVLKILTAAAALDMGVVKPDDKFTCAGKATISGSEIRCRLPKGHGRISFTWALADSCNVIFAEVGRGMGPAKFREYVSRFHLLDAPALSLPARGGRMANMAGPKAEVECAEAAFGQGATLTSPLAIARMTATIAAGGAVPVPKLLEQVKSARGRLLARLKPEAEGQAVSAAAAKAVTKMMVETVNRGTAGEAAIRGVAVAGKTGSAENPTGLPHAWFTCFAPADNPTAVVTVVVENGGAGGEVAGPIARQVLEALLREQEER, from the coding sequence ATGCATGACGTCGAGCAACTCCGAATCAATGTGACGCGACTCTGCCGCGGGCTGCTCATGGGCTTCCTAGCGTTGTCAGTGTGGCTTGCCTACTGGCACGTGGTTCGGGCTCCCGAGCTTCGGGCCGATACTCAGAATCCCCGAACGCGCGACCGCCTCAAGGTGATTGAGCCGGGCAAGCTCATGACGCACGACGGCGTGACGATCCTCACGGGCGAACGCGGTGAGGAAGGCTGGTACTTCGAGTACCCGGGACACGAGACCTACTGCCACCTCACGGGGTACAACCTCAAGACCGGCCTGCAGGCGACCTTGCATGACGCCCTCTACGGTCTGGGCAAGTACGAGGACCCGATCGTCGCCCTTCTGCGCGGCCAGCCTCAGGGGTGCCAGATAACCCTGACGATCGATGCAAAGGCCCAGGAAGTCGCACACCGACTGATGCAGGACAAGGTCGGGGCAGTGGTGGCGATGGACCCGCGGGATGGTTCGATCCGGACCCTGGTGAGCTCACCCGGTTACGACCCGCCCAGGGTTCTCGAGTCGCCGGACGACTTCATGATCTTCCAGAACCACCCGGACAAACCTGAACTGAACCGTGCGCTGTTGGGGCAGTACGCGCCGGGCTCAGTGCTGAAGATTCTGACCGCTGCGGCAGCCCTGGACATGGGCGTCGTGAAGCCCGACGACAAGTTCACCTGCGCCGGCAAGGCCACGATCAGCGGTTCCGAGATCCGTTGTCGATTGCCGAAGGGACACGGTCGCATCTCCTTCACGTGGGCGCTGGCCGATTCGTGCAACGTGATCTTCGCCGAGGTTGGCCGGGGAATGGGACCAGCCAAGTTCCGCGAGTACGTGAGCCGCTTCCATCTGCTCGATGCTCCGGCGCTGTCCTTGCCCGCCCGCGGTGGTCGCATGGCGAACATGGCAGGCCCGAAGGCGGAGGTGGAGTGCGCCGAGGCTGCCTTTGGGCAGGGCGCGACGCTCACCTCGCCTCTGGCCATCGCGAGGATGACGGCCACCATAGCCGCCGGCGGTGCTGTGCCGGTTCCGAAGCTGCTGGAGCAGGTGAAGAGCGCTCGTGGACGTCTGCTGGCGCGGCTGAAGCCTGAGGCCGAAGGGCAGGCCGTATCTGCGGCGGCGGCGAAGGCAGTCACGAAGATGATGGTCGAGACGGTCAACCGCGGCACTGCTGGAGAGGCAGCGATCCGTGGTGTGGCCGTGGCGGGGAAGACGGGCTCTGCGGAGAACCCGACCGGCCTGCCCCATGCCTGGTTCACCTGCTTCGCGCCGGCGGACAACCCGACGGCAGTCGTGACCGTGGTTGTGGAGAACGGAGGCGCTGGTGGCGAGGTGGCAGGTCCGATTGCCCGCCAGGTGCTGGAGGCGCTGCTGCGGGAACAGGAAGAACGGTAA
- the pknB gene encoding Stk1 family PASTA domain-containing Ser/Thr kinase, with protein sequence MSELKPGLVIAGRYRIDALIGEGGMSTVWRGMDLTLSREVAVKILRDEIALQPESVSRFRREAHAAAKLNHPHIVQVYDTGVDGTIYYMVIEYLPEPDLKRIIKDWAPLPVAKVIDVAVQCCKALAYAHRNGIVHRDVKPHNILFTDDGRAKLSDFGIAAAVGAAGTGPGGFVLGSAHYMAPEQVQGSPAGPHSDLYSLGCVMYESLTGRTPFQGSSETEIASKHLRERPTPLRTLNPNVSPAVEFVVNKAMAREVSQRYRSAEEMLVDLGKLSGGQGLDRTGVFTAPEGATAVLQAPVAPRRDLTPVAGSRPDLAARAPGMSRPGPRSAEDGSEITPVLRPPAEPKTNPWSALGAVVIAVLALIIVVWLARMAFYPEGNKKVQVPMVKGMSLAQARSALEANGLKVGEIKFESVPMGSEGTVIRQNPPEGQTVESGSAVDVVVNQGKELVIVVPVEGMSLTEANETLERAKLKVGDVSQVYHATAPAGRVIKQAIKPATKVEAGTAIDLTVSKGPEPATITPPPGGGQGNLEPVEPDVTVVRDETFTPSDPAQRRFIVTVTVQGQQPGQSIQVVKTDDRGGPTVVMRAKLNPNQSQRVSVDTQGSATIEVIHEGKVVYRQEEQAPNLPSDTDRPSGTGPD encoded by the coding sequence ATGAGTGAACTCAAGCCGGGTCTTGTCATCGCGGGTCGCTATCGCATCGACGCGCTGATCGGCGAAGGTGGCATGTCCACCGTCTGGCGGGGTATGGACCTGACGCTGTCCCGGGAGGTCGCGGTCAAGATCCTCCGGGATGAGATCGCCCTTCAGCCTGAGTCCGTCTCCCGCTTCCGCCGCGAGGCCCATGCCGCCGCGAAGCTCAACCATCCCCACATCGTGCAGGTCTACGATACCGGCGTGGACGGCACGATTTACTACATGGTCATCGAGTACCTTCCGGAGCCCGACCTGAAGAGGATCATCAAGGACTGGGCGCCCCTTCCGGTTGCCAAGGTCATCGACGTAGCGGTGCAGTGCTGCAAAGCCCTCGCCTATGCTCACCGCAACGGGATCGTGCACCGCGACGTGAAGCCGCACAACATCCTGTTCACCGATGATGGCCGGGCCAAGCTCTCGGATTTCGGAATCGCCGCAGCCGTTGGGGCAGCGGGGACGGGACCGGGTGGCTTCGTACTGGGCTCGGCCCACTACATGGCGCCCGAGCAGGTTCAGGGCAGCCCGGCGGGGCCTCACTCCGACTTGTACTCCCTGGGCTGCGTGATGTACGAGTCCCTCACGGGCCGCACTCCCTTCCAGGGCAGTTCGGAAACGGAGATCGCCTCGAAGCACCTGCGGGAACGTCCGACGCCTCTGCGCACACTCAATCCCAACGTGTCGCCGGCGGTTGAGTTCGTCGTCAACAAGGCCATGGCTCGCGAGGTCTCCCAGAGGTATCGCAGTGCCGAGGAGATGCTGGTCGACTTGGGCAAGCTCTCCGGTGGGCAAGGGCTGGACCGCACCGGGGTATTCACGGCGCCCGAAGGTGCGACAGCGGTGCTGCAGGCGCCCGTCGCGCCGCGCAGAGACCTGACTCCGGTTGCCGGTTCACGCCCTGACCTGGCGGCCCGGGCACCCGGCATGTCTCGACCTGGTCCGCGCTCTGCCGAAGACGGCTCGGAGATCACACCGGTTCTGCGACCACCGGCCGAGCCCAAGACGAATCCCTGGAGTGCCCTCGGCGCGGTCGTTATCGCCGTGCTCGCGCTCATCATCGTCGTGTGGCTGGCACGCATGGCCTTCTACCCGGAGGGCAACAAGAAGGTCCAGGTGCCGATGGTCAAGGGCATGTCACTTGCCCAGGCGCGCTCGGCACTGGAAGCCAACGGGCTCAAGGTGGGGGAGATCAAGTTCGAGTCAGTGCCGATGGGATCCGAGGGCACCGTCATCCGCCAGAACCCGCCGGAAGGGCAAACGGTGGAGTCCGGTAGCGCCGTCGATGTCGTCGTCAACCAGGGCAAAGAACTGGTGATTGTGGTGCCGGTGGAAGGCATGTCCCTGACTGAGGCCAACGAGACGCTGGAGCGCGCGAAGCTGAAGGTCGGGGATGTCTCGCAGGTCTACCACGCCACCGCTCCGGCCGGTCGCGTGATCAAGCAGGCCATCAAGCCCGCGACTAAGGTGGAGGCCGGGACTGCCATCGACCTGACGGTCAGTAAGGGGCCCGAGCCGGCTACCATCACTCCGCCTCCGGGGGGCGGACAGGGCAATCTGGAACCCGTCGAGCCGGATGTGACCGTGGTCCGCGACGAGACCTTCACACCCAGCGACCCGGCGCAGCGTCGCTTCATCGTCACCGTGACCGTCCAGGGGCAGCAACCGGGGCAGTCGATCCAGGTCGTGAAGACGGATGACCGGGGCGGGCCGACAGTGGTGATGCGAGCCAAGCTGAATCCGAACCAGTCCCAGCGCGTTAGCGTCGATACGCAGGGCTCGGCCACCATCGAGGTGATCCACGAGGGCAAGGTGGTCTACAGGCAGGAGGAGCAGGCCCCGAACTTGCCCAGCGACACGGACCGGCCTTCAGGCACCGGGCCGGACTAG